One genomic window of Bacillus mycoides includes the following:
- a CDS encoding bifunctional homocysteine S-methyltransferase/methylenetetrahydrofolate reductase: MKLLDLLSKGIVIGDGAVGTLLHSHGLQSSFEELNLSDPDLIISIHKQYVAAGADVIQTNTYGANEAKLRMYGLENQVVQINRAAVNIAKASVTERNAILGTIGGMKHIGAVTTTDIEREFILLEQAGTLLEEQVDGLLLETFYDEFELLHAVKVLRKQTNIPIVAQLALHEAGTTQNGNDVNEILKQLLDYGANVVGLNCQLGPLHMTEAFKMISIPQNGYLSAYPNAGLPNYVEGRYVYEGSPAYFEEMTPKFIEQGIRLLGGCCGTTPEHIEGMKRAIANVAPVIAKETIQRPKVVHTHEKRLRAHVTLAEKAKKQITVVVELDPPKTLDTQRFFEGARALKRAGADAITLADNSLASPRVSNMAMGALLTKHDIPVLTHLTCRDHNVIGLQSHLLGLSVLGMEEVLALTGDPARVGDFPGATSVYDLSSIELIKMIKEMNDGRSILGKSIGPATRFSVGGAFNPHVRHLTAAVKRMERKIDAGAEYFLTQPIYDVALIEEVYEVTKHLEQPIFIGIMPLVSKRNADFLHFEVPGITLPEEIRQRMDGHETKEAAIEEGIRISQELIDAAMKYFNGIYLITPFLKYEITEHLVKYVREKQEVKEGIN, from the coding sequence GTGAAATTACTAGATTTATTATCAAAAGGAATTGTAATAGGCGATGGTGCGGTTGGAACTTTATTACATTCGCATGGTTTACAAAGTAGTTTTGAAGAATTGAATTTGTCTGATCCGGACTTAATTATATCAATCCATAAACAATATGTAGCTGCTGGAGCGGATGTTATTCAAACGAATACGTATGGGGCAAATGAAGCGAAATTACGTATGTATGGATTAGAAAATCAAGTTGTCCAAATTAATAGAGCGGCAGTGAATATTGCAAAAGCATCAGTAACAGAGCGGAATGCAATTTTAGGGACAATTGGAGGTATGAAACATATTGGTGCTGTTACAACGACTGATATAGAGCGAGAATTTATTTTACTTGAGCAGGCAGGTACTTTACTAGAAGAACAGGTTGATGGATTACTATTAGAAACTTTTTATGATGAATTTGAATTATTGCATGCCGTTAAAGTATTGCGTAAACAAACGAATATTCCGATTGTTGCTCAGTTAGCGTTACATGAGGCAGGTACGACTCAAAATGGGAATGATGTCAATGAAATATTAAAACAGCTTTTAGACTACGGTGCCAATGTTGTTGGATTGAACTGTCAACTAGGGCCACTTCATATGACGGAAGCTTTCAAAATGATATCGATTCCTCAAAATGGCTATTTATCAGCATATCCGAATGCAGGTCTCCCAAATTATGTGGAGGGGCGTTATGTGTACGAGGGAAGTCCAGCATATTTTGAAGAGATGACACCAAAATTTATTGAACAAGGTATTCGTTTATTAGGCGGTTGCTGTGGTACTACCCCGGAACATATTGAAGGAATGAAACGTGCTATTGCAAATGTTGCACCTGTAATAGCAAAGGAGACGATTCAAAGGCCTAAAGTGGTCCATACACATGAGAAGCGTTTGAGAGCTCATGTTACTCTCGCAGAAAAGGCAAAGAAACAAATAACAGTTGTAGTGGAATTAGATCCACCGAAAACGTTAGACACGCAGCGTTTTTTTGAAGGGGCAAGAGCACTGAAAAGGGCTGGAGCGGATGCTATTACTCTAGCAGATAATTCATTGGCATCGCCTCGCGTTTCTAATATGGCTATGGGTGCATTATTAACGAAGCACGATATTCCAGTATTGACGCATTTAACGTGTAGAGACCATAACGTCATTGGATTACAATCTCATTTGCTAGGGTTATCAGTGTTAGGTATGGAGGAAGTGCTAGCTTTAACTGGTGATCCAGCGCGCGTTGGTGATTTTCCAGGTGCAACTTCTGTATATGATTTGTCATCTATAGAGCTAATTAAAATGATTAAAGAGATGAACGACGGTCGCTCTATTTTAGGGAAATCAATTGGCCCGGCAACAAGATTTTCTGTCGGAGGGGCATTCAATCCCCATGTAAGGCATTTAACAGCAGCGGTAAAGCGAATGGAACGAAAAATTGATGCTGGTGCAGAATATTTCTTAACTCAGCCAATTTATGATGTTGCTTTAATAGAAGAAGTATATGAAGTGACAAAGCATTTGGAACAACCTATCTTTATTGGAATTATGCCGTTAGTAAGTAAGCGGAATGCAGATTTTCTTCATTTTGAAGTACCGGGTATTACGCTCCCTGAAGAGATAAGACAAAGAATGGATGGACATGAAACGAAAGAGGCTGCTATCGAGGAAGGAATTCGTATTTCACAAGAGTTGATTGATGCGGCAATGAAATATTTTAACGGTATTTATCTTATTACGCCGTTTTTAAAATATGAAATTACAGAACATCTCGTGAAATATGTGAGAGAAAAGCAAGAAGTGAAAGAGGGTATTAATTGA
- a CDS encoding undecaprenyldiphospho-muramoylpentapeptide beta-N-acetylglucosaminyltransferase — translation MKKIVFTGGGSAGHVTPNLAIIPHLQKENWDISYIGSHQGIEKTIIENEGIPYYSIASGKLRRYFDLKNIKDPFLVMKGVMDAYVTIRKLKPDVIFSKGGFVSVPVVIGGWLNRVPVLLHESDMTPGLANKIALRFASKIFVTFEEAAKHLPKEKVIYTGSPVREDVLRGNLEKGLKFLGFSRKKSVITVMGGSLGAKKINETVRSALPDLLKNYQIVHLCGKGNLDESLQNTEGYRQFEYVHGELPDILAATDFVISRAGSNAIFEFLTMQKPMVLIPLSKFASRGDQILNAESFERQGYASVLYEEDVTVNSLIKHIEELSHNNETYKTALKKYNGKEAIKTIIQHISEA, via the coding sequence ATGAAAAAAATAGTTTTTACAGGTGGCGGTTCGGCAGGGCATGTAACGCCTAATTTAGCAATTATTCCACATCTACAGAAAGAAAACTGGGACATTTCTTACATCGGTTCTCATCAAGGGATCGAGAAAACGATTATAGAAAATGAAGGGATTCCATACTATAGTATTGCAAGCGGGAAGCTACGTCGTTATTTTGATTTGAAAAATATAAAAGATCCTTTTCTCGTGATGAAAGGTGTTATGGATGCGTATGTAACAATTCGTAAACTAAAACCGGATGTTATTTTTTCAAAAGGTGGTTTCGTATCCGTACCAGTCGTAATTGGAGGATGGCTAAATAGGGTGCCAGTTTTATTACATGAATCTGATATGACACCTGGACTAGCAAATAAAATTGCGCTCCGTTTTGCCTCGAAAATATTTGTTACATTTGAAGAAGCAGCGAAACATTTACCGAAAGAAAAAGTAATATATACAGGATCGCCTGTACGTGAAGACGTACTAAGAGGAAATCTTGAAAAAGGTTTAAAGTTTCTAGGGTTTTCCCGTAAGAAATCAGTTATTACTGTTATGGGAGGAAGTTTAGGAGCAAAGAAAATTAATGAAACGGTTCGATCAGCACTTCCAGATCTTCTGAAAAATTATCAAATTGTGCACCTTTGCGGAAAAGGAAATCTTGATGAATCCTTACAAAATACGGAAGGATATAGACAATTTGAATATGTACATGGAGAGTTGCCGGATATATTAGCAGCAACAGATTTTGTTATTTCACGTGCGGGATCCAATGCGATTTTTGAATTTTTAACAATGCAAAAGCCGATGGTTTTAATTCCGTTATCGAAATTTGCAAGCCGTGGAGATCAAATTTTAAATGCTGAATCATTTGAAAGACAAGGGTATGCATCGGTATTATACGAAGAGGATGTAACGGTGAACTCGCTTATAAAGCATATAGAAGAGCTATCTCATAATAATGAGACGTATAAAACAGCATTAAAAAAATATAATGGAAAAGAAGCGATTAAAACTATCATTCAACATATTTCAGAGGCATGA
- a CDS encoding cysteine hydrolase family protein, which translates to MDTCADILIVIDLQNGVCYSGEHLFDLQNLLTKVNKRISSYRKLNKPIIFVQHCDDDLVPEKELWAIHTDLDVQEQDFFVRKTHANSFYKTNLKEILDKSSVNRIEFCGAQTEYCMDATIKFAHGLGYENFMVQKTTSTLNNPFMSAKETIDFYENIWNHRFLKLLKDEL; encoded by the coding sequence ATGGATACTTGTGCAGATATTTTAATCGTTATCGATTTACAAAATGGGGTATGTTATAGCGGAGAGCATTTATTTGATTTACAAAACTTGCTTACAAAAGTAAATAAAAGAATTTCTTCATACAGAAAATTAAATAAACCAATCATTTTTGTTCAACATTGTGATGATGATTTAGTACCCGAAAAAGAACTTTGGGCTATTCATACCGATCTAGATGTTCAAGAACAAGATTTTTTTGTAAGAAAAACACATGCAAATTCATTTTATAAAACAAACTTAAAAGAAATTTTAGACAAATCATCTGTAAATCGTATTGAATTTTGCGGTGCCCAAACAGAGTACTGTATGGATGCTACGATTAAATTTGCTCACGGACTAGGATACGAAAACTTCATGGTTCAAAAAACAACCTCTACGTTAAATAATCCATTTATGTCCGCAAAAGAGACAATTGATTTTTATGAGAATATATGGAACCACAGATTTTTAAAGTTGCTAAAAGATGAGCTCTAG
- the metH gene encoding methionine synthase, with protein MKRIEERLQHEILILDGAMGTMIQQEDLTAEDFGGEEYEGCNEYLVKTRPDVILNIHKVYIEAGADIIETNTFGATNIVLSDYALSHLDEELNERAALLAKQAVKESGKEVYVAGAMGPTTKAISVTGGVTFEELIEAYTRQARGLLRGEVDVLLVETSQDMRNVKAAYLGIQSAFEELNKIVPIMISGTIEPMGTTLAGQTIEAFYLSVEHMKPLSVGLNCATGPEFMREHMRSLSDLSECYISCYPNAGLPDEDGHYHESPASLAEKVKRFAEEGWINIIGGCCGTTPEHISAMKLALASINPREHHERVGHGISGLEALQYDDSMRPLFVGERTNVIGSRKFKRLVAEGKFEEAAEVARAQVKKNAHIIDICMADPDRDEIEDMERFLAEVTKVLKVPIMIDSTDENVMAKALTYIQGKGVINSINLEDGEERFEKVTPLLRKYGAAIVVGTIDEDGMAVSAERKIEIAKRSYELLTKKYGIRPSDIIFDALVFPVGTGDEEYIGSAAATIEGIRLIKEALPECLTILGVSNISFGLPPAGREVLNSVFLYHATKAGLDYAIVNTEKLERYASIPEEEKRLADALLFETTKETLEKFTNFYRVAKKKDVVIQETLTLDERLANYIVEGTKQGLQEDLSLALTEGRKPLDIINGPLMTGMDEVGRLFNGNELIVAEVLQSAESMKAAVSYLEPHMESSDSAKKGKVLLATVKGDVHDIGKNLVEIILSNNGYEIINLGINVRSDRIVQEVQEKKPDIIGLSGLLVKSAQQMVTTAEDLKAANIDIPIVVGGAALTRKFTDNRISPSYKGLVCYASDAMTGLDIINKLQKEEEREKMKQDKKERHLHIVKQEEKKIEIPAVIEPLPKATVIVPDSTKRVVLRDIPALHLAPFLNRQMLIGHHLGLKGNVKKLLQEGDKRAHELNDLIDELLQEGQSWLRPKAVYQFFPAQSDGQNIIIYDPEDHTRIIERFEFPRQGKAPYRTLGDYIRPIGDEMDYVAFLSVTVGEGVRDIAEEWKAKGDYLRSHAIQSLALELAEGLAEKTHMLIRDRWGIPDSPELTMEERFRTKYRGIRVSFGYPACPELADQEKLFRLIHPEEIGISLTEGFMMEPEASVTAMVFSHPEARYFSVL; from the coding sequence ATGAAACGAATAGAAGAGAGATTACAACATGAAATTTTAATATTAGATGGTGCAATGGGAACGATGATCCAGCAAGAAGACTTAACAGCGGAAGATTTTGGAGGAGAAGAATACGAAGGTTGTAATGAATATTTAGTAAAAACAAGACCGGATGTGATTTTAAATATTCATAAAGTCTACATTGAAGCTGGAGCAGATATTATTGAAACGAATACGTTTGGTGCAACAAATATTGTATTAAGTGATTATGCATTGTCTCATTTAGATGAAGAGTTAAATGAAAGGGCAGCGCTTTTGGCGAAGCAAGCAGTCAAAGAAAGTGGGAAAGAAGTATATGTTGCGGGAGCGATGGGACCAACGACGAAAGCGATTAGTGTTACAGGTGGTGTAACTTTTGAAGAGTTAATCGAAGCCTATACAAGGCAAGCAAGAGGACTATTAAGAGGAGAAGTTGATGTATTGCTCGTTGAGACGAGTCAAGATATGCGTAATGTGAAAGCTGCGTACCTTGGAATTCAATCGGCGTTTGAAGAACTAAACAAAATAGTACCTATTATGATTTCTGGAACAATTGAACCGATGGGAACGACTTTAGCGGGTCAAACGATCGAAGCCTTTTATTTATCGGTAGAGCATATGAAGCCATTATCGGTTGGGTTAAACTGTGCTACTGGTCCGGAATTTATGAGGGAACATATGCGTTCTCTATCCGATTTATCGGAGTGTTATATTTCTTGTTATCCAAACGCTGGTCTTCCTGATGAAGATGGGCATTATCACGAATCTCCGGCGTCACTTGCTGAAAAAGTAAAACGTTTTGCTGAAGAAGGATGGATTAATATTATTGGTGGTTGTTGTGGCACAACACCAGAACATATAAGTGCAATGAAATTGGCGCTTGCCTCGATTAATCCTCGCGAGCATCATGAAAGGGTTGGACATGGAATTAGTGGACTAGAAGCGTTGCAATACGATGATTCTATGAGGCCCCTATTTGTTGGAGAAAGGACGAACGTAATTGGATCGCGTAAGTTTAAAAGATTAGTAGCAGAAGGGAAATTTGAAGAGGCTGCTGAAGTGGCAAGAGCGCAAGTGAAGAAAAATGCTCATATTATTGATATTTGTATGGCAGACCCTGATCGTGATGAAATAGAAGATATGGAAAGATTCTTGGCAGAAGTTACGAAAGTGTTAAAAGTACCGATTATGATTGATTCAACAGATGAAAATGTTATGGCGAAAGCTCTTACTTATATTCAAGGAAAAGGTGTTATCAATTCTATTAATTTAGAGGATGGAGAAGAACGTTTTGAAAAAGTGACACCCCTTCTTCGGAAATACGGTGCTGCGATAGTTGTAGGGACAATTGATGAAGATGGTATGGCAGTTAGTGCAGAAAGAAAGATAGAGATTGCTAAAAGAAGCTATGAATTACTAACGAAGAAGTATGGTATACGCCCATCTGATATTATTTTTGATGCGCTTGTGTTTCCTGTAGGAACAGGTGATGAAGAATATATAGGTTCAGCGGCAGCGACTATAGAAGGAATTCGTCTTATTAAAGAAGCGTTACCAGAATGTTTAACGATTCTAGGTGTGAGTAACATATCTTTTGGTTTACCACCAGCAGGACGTGAAGTATTGAACTCTGTCTTTCTATACCATGCAACGAAAGCAGGATTAGATTATGCGATTGTTAATACGGAAAAATTAGAGCGCTATGCGTCAATTCCAGAGGAAGAAAAACGTCTTGCGGATGCATTATTATTTGAAACGACGAAAGAGACGTTAGAAAAATTTACAAACTTTTATCGTGTTGCCAAAAAGAAGGATGTCGTTATACAAGAAACGCTAACACTTGATGAACGACTGGCAAACTATATTGTAGAAGGTACGAAGCAAGGACTACAAGAAGATCTAAGTCTCGCGCTTACAGAAGGACGAAAACCTTTGGATATTATTAACGGACCGCTTATGACAGGAATGGATGAGGTGGGGCGATTGTTTAATGGTAATGAGCTTATCGTTGCTGAAGTATTGCAAAGTGCTGAAAGTATGAAAGCTGCCGTAAGTTATTTAGAGCCACATATGGAATCTAGTGATAGTGCAAAAAAAGGGAAAGTATTATTAGCGACTGTAAAAGGTGACGTACATGATATTGGGAAAAACCTCGTTGAAATTATTTTATCAAATAACGGATATGAAATTATTAATTTAGGAATTAATGTTCGTTCGGATCGAATTGTTCAAGAAGTACAAGAAAAGAAACCTGATATTATTGGTCTTTCTGGTTTGTTAGTAAAATCCGCACAACAAATGGTAACGACTGCTGAAGATTTAAAAGCAGCCAATATTGATATTCCAATTGTTGTCGGTGGTGCAGCGTTAACGAGAAAGTTTACAGATAATCGTATTTCGCCATCATATAAAGGGCTCGTATGTTATGCAAGTGATGCGATGACAGGTCTTGATATTATTAACAAATTACAAAAAGAAGAAGAACGTGAAAAGATGAAGCAAGATAAAAAGGAACGCCATCTTCATATTGTGAAACAAGAGGAGAAAAAAATAGAAATTCCCGCAGTTATTGAGCCGTTGCCAAAAGCAACTGTTATAGTGCCAGATTCGACGAAACGAGTTGTATTAAGGGATATTCCTGCCCTTCATCTTGCACCATTTTTAAATAGACAAATGTTAATTGGACACCATCTTGGGTTAAAAGGAAACGTAAAAAAACTCCTGCAAGAAGGGGATAAAAGAGCACATGAGCTAAATGATTTAATTGATGAATTATTACAAGAAGGACAATCTTGGTTACGCCCAAAAGCGGTGTATCAATTTTTTCCGGCGCAAAGTGATGGACAAAATATAATTATATACGATCCGGAAGATCACACACGTATTATAGAGCGATTTGAATTTCCGAGACAAGGGAAAGCACCATACCGTACTTTAGGAGATTATATACGCCCGATTGGAGATGAGATGGATTATGTCGCTTTCTTATCTGTTACCGTTGGAGAAGGGGTTCGAGATATTGCAGAGGAATGGAAGGCGAAGGGAGATTATTTACGCAGTCATGCAATTCAATCGTTAGCACTTGAATTAGCAGAAGGACTTGCTGAAAAAACACATATGCTCATTCGTGATCGTTGGGGAATTCCAGATTCACCTGAACTGACGATGGAAGAGAGATTCCGTACAAAATATAGAGGAATACGCGTATCATTTGGTTATCCAGCATGCCCAGAACTTGCTGATCAAGAAAAATTATTTCGCTTAATTCATCCGGAAGAAATTGGTATTTCATTAACAGAAGGATTTATGATGGAGCCAGAAGCGTCTGTAACGGCTATGGTATTTTCTCACCCTGAGGCAAGGTATTTTAGTGTACTATAG
- a CDS encoding DUF3912 family protein — MKFDIVGQKAYIKDGPHRNRIGTVKKNEKQLETHFAIVIGEQSIAVELKDIVLVGVDVGQFHKWCEQNGYL, encoded by the coding sequence TTGAAATTTGATATTGTAGGACAAAAAGCATATATAAAAGATGGGCCGCATCGGAACCGAATTGGAACTGTAAAGAAAAATGAAAAACAATTAGAAACCCACTTTGCTATTGTAATTGGGGAACAAAGTATTGCTGTAGAGCTAAAGGATATCGTGTTAGTTGGAGTAGATGTAGGACAATTTCATAAATGGTGCGAGCAGAATGGTTATTTGTAA
- the metC gene encoding cystathionine beta-lyase produces the protein MSYSIDTLLLHNQYKHDTQTGAVNVPIYNTSTFHQFDVDTFGKYDYSRSGNPTREALEDIIALLEGGTKGFAFASGIAAISTAFLLLSQGDHVLISEDVYGGTYRIITEVLSRYGVSHTFVDMTNLEKIKQNIKPNTKLFYVETPSNPLLKVTDIRAVSKLAKSIGAITFVDNTFLTPLFQKPLDLGADVVLHSATKFIAGHSDVTAGLAVVKDAELAQKIGFLQNAFGAILGPQDCSLVLRGLKTLHVRLEHSAANANKIAHYLQEHAKVQNVYYPGLQTHLGFDIQQSQATSAGAVLSFTLQSEDALRQFLSKVKLPVFAVSLGAVESILSYPAKMSHAALSQEARDERGISNSLLRLSVGLENVNDLISDFENALSYVEEPVNA, from the coding sequence ATGAGTTATTCTATAGATACACTATTACTACACAACCAATATAAACACGATACGCAAACAGGAGCTGTTAACGTTCCCATCTATAACACATCAACATTTCACCAGTTTGATGTAGATACTTTCGGGAAATACGACTATAGCCGCTCTGGAAATCCAACACGTGAAGCTCTTGAAGATATCATTGCTTTATTAGAAGGCGGGACAAAAGGATTCGCCTTTGCATCAGGTATTGCAGCGATTTCCACTGCATTTCTCCTTCTTTCACAAGGCGATCACGTACTCATTTCAGAAGACGTATATGGAGGCACTTACCGAATTATTACTGAAGTACTCTCCCGTTACGGTGTTTCACATACATTTGTTGATATGACCAATTTAGAAAAAATAAAGCAAAACATTAAACCAAATACAAAACTCTTTTATGTAGAAACACCTTCTAATCCACTTTTAAAAGTAACAGATATTCGTGCCGTTTCTAAACTTGCAAAATCTATTGGCGCTATTACTTTTGTTGATAATACATTTTTGACACCACTATTCCAGAAGCCACTTGATCTTGGCGCCGATGTCGTTCTTCATAGTGCCACAAAATTTATTGCCGGTCATAGTGATGTTACTGCCGGATTAGCGGTCGTAAAAGATGCCGAACTCGCTCAAAAAATTGGATTTTTACAAAATGCATTTGGTGCTATTTTAGGTCCTCAAGATTGTTCTCTCGTGCTTCGCGGTCTAAAAACATTGCATGTACGTCTCGAGCATTCAGCTGCAAATGCCAATAAAATTGCACATTATTTACAAGAGCACGCTAAAGTTCAAAATGTCTATTATCCTGGATTACAAACACACCTTGGATTTGATATTCAACAATCTCAAGCCACATCAGCTGGAGCTGTCCTATCTTTTACTTTGCAGTCAGAAGATGCACTCCGCCAATTTTTATCAAAAGTAAAATTACCTGTTTTTGCAGTTAGTTTAGGGGCTGTCGAATCGATTCTTTCCTACCCAGCTAAAATGTCACATGCAGCACTGTCGCAAGAAGCACGTGATGAAAGAGGTATTTCCAATTCATTACTCCGTTTATCGGTTGGTCTTGAAAATGTTAACGATTTAATATCCGATTTCGAAAATGCTCTTTCTTACGTAGAAGAACCTGTAAATGCATAG
- a CDS encoding DUF3966 domain-containing protein, whose protein sequence is MKRENTNGLGVTVLELSLYENTALIICFVLYVGSVIVYISRKFSQERELEKSEITAELEMLADESYKKQKIKEDHEAPHH, encoded by the coding sequence ATTAAGCGTGAAAATACGAATGGATTAGGAGTGACTGTGTTGGAGCTAAGTCTCTATGAAAATACTGCACTTATTATATGCTTTGTGTTGTACGTTGGTAGTGTTATTGTTTATATTTCACGGAAATTTTCACAAGAACGAGAGCTTGAAAAATCAGAAATAACAGCTGAACTAGAAATGTTAGCTGATGAAAGTTATAAAAAACAAAAAATAAAAGAAGATCATGAGGCACCCCATCATTGA
- a CDS encoding nucleoside 2-deoxyribosyltransferase — protein MKFYIASGFQNKHLVRFVSSQLKEVGWQHTYDWTKNERATNREQLQKIGEEEQEAIREADVFLLILNGGNGSHTELGMAIALEKKIYIYHKGNELQTTFYHLREVDIFEGEIEGLVSYILNKVEC, from the coding sequence ATGAAATTTTATATTGCTTCAGGATTTCAAAATAAACATCTTGTTCGTTTCGTATCAAGCCAGTTGAAAGAAGTGGGATGGCAGCATACATATGATTGGACGAAAAATGAAAGAGCAACCAATAGAGAACAATTGCAAAAGATTGGTGAAGAAGAACAAGAAGCGATTCGAGAAGCTGATGTCTTCTTACTCATACTAAATGGTGGAAATGGAAGTCATACAGAATTAGGGATGGCAATTGCTTTAGAAAAGAAAATTTATATATATCACAAGGGCAATGAGTTGCAAACTACATTCTACCATTTACGAGAAGTTGATATTTTCGAAGGAGAAATTGAGGGGCTTGTCTCATATATATTGAATAAAGTGGAATGTTAG
- the metI gene encoding cystathionine gamma-synthase/O-acetylhomoserine thiolyase: MSTIETKLAQIGNRSETTTGTVNPPVYFSTAYRHEGLGKSTGFDYSRTGNPTRGLLEQAIADLEYGEQGYACSSGMAAVLLVLSLFRSGDELIVSEDLYGGTYRLFSEHEKKWNIRCRYVNTQSIKQIEKAITTETKAIFIETPTNPLMQVTDIASVASVAKRHGLLLIVDNTFYTPYIQQPLTEGADIVLHSATKYLGGHNDVLSGLVVAKGKELCEEIAHYHNASGAVLSPFDSWLLIRGMKTLALRMRQHEENAKAIVAYLNDEDGVTDVFYPGRGGMISFRLKDETWINPFLQSLSLITFAESLGGVESLMTYPATQTHADIPEEIRTANGVCNRLLRFSVGIENSNDLIQDLKQAIKLVKEGVRI; this comes from the coding sequence ATGTCAACAATCGAAACAAAACTAGCACAAATCGGGAATCGTAGCGAAACTACAACAGGAACTGTTAATCCACCAGTTTATTTCTCAACTGCTTATCGGCATGAAGGGCTTGGTAAATCTACTGGCTTTGACTATTCAAGAACTGGAAATCCAACTCGCGGTCTATTAGAACAGGCAATCGCAGACTTAGAATATGGCGAACAAGGTTATGCCTGTAGTTCAGGAATGGCAGCTGTGCTCCTCGTCCTTTCGTTATTCCGTTCTGGAGATGAACTTATTGTATCCGAGGATTTATATGGGGGAACGTATCGATTATTTTCTGAGCATGAAAAAAAGTGGAATATTCGATGTAGATACGTAAATACACAATCTATTAAACAAATTGAGAAAGCTATCACAACTGAAACAAAGGCTATTTTCATAGAAACTCCGACTAATCCACTAATGCAAGTTACTGATATCGCAAGTGTCGCAAGTGTAGCGAAAAGGCATGGACTACTTCTTATTGTAGACAACACATTCTACACGCCTTATATACAACAACCATTAACAGAAGGTGCCGATATCGTTCTTCACAGTGCAACGAAATATTTAGGTGGGCATAACGATGTACTAAGCGGACTTGTCGTTGCAAAAGGAAAAGAACTTTGTGAGGAAATTGCTCATTATCATAATGCCTCAGGGGCTGTCTTAAGTCCATTTGACTCATGGCTATTAATTCGCGGTATGAAAACTTTAGCGCTTCGCATGAGACAACATGAAGAAAATGCGAAAGCAATTGTTGCTTATTTAAATGATGAAGACGGTGTGACAGATGTATTTTATCCAGGAAGAGGCGGTATGATTTCATTTCGTCTTAAAGATGAAACATGGATTAATCCATTCTTACAATCTTTATCTTTAATCACATTTGCTGAAAGTCTTGGTGGTGTAGAAAGTTTGATGACTTATCCAGCAACACAAACGCATGCTGATATTCCTGAAGAAATCAGAACGGCAAACGGGGTATGTAATCGTCTTCTACGATTCTCCGTCGGTATTGAAAATAGTAACGATTTAATCCAAGACTTAAAGCAAGCCATTAAACTTGTAAAAGAAGGTGTAAGAATATGA